In Chiloscyllium plagiosum isolate BGI_BamShark_2017 unplaced genomic scaffold, ASM401019v2 scaf_78306, whole genome shotgun sequence, the sequence cagcactgaccctcccacagcaccccagagtttagatcagagtggtgctagaaaagcacagcaggtcaggcagcatccgaggaacaggaaaattgatgtttcaggtaaaagctcAAAATTTATAGCATTGTTTTAGCTGGCTTTAAGGTCCTGAAGTTTGCTTATTGCTGATACTAAGTGACATGATATAAAGTCAAATAGTGGTCAGTAGTGGGCGTGTGCTGACATGAAATCGACGAAGTTTGTATAAGAACTGCAAAGGGATATGCTGGATGGATTAAGGGGCATTGACATGTTTACAGGAACATAGATATGCTTCAGAAGGCATTGTGAAATGTATGGGAGGTGAGAGATGGATGAGAACTGAAGGaatgttttacttttttttagtaTTTTTAACTTTAGACATGCTGTTGGTTCCTGGAGGCAGGCAATCTCCTCAGCCTCTGGTCTCAATCGTCTCCTGCATTCCTGAGGCATTATCTGCCCTCCTACCTGTTCAAACACAGACTGAAAATTAAAACACAAGCTGAGTTGTTAAAAGTGGACTTTGTAGATCTGGGAATTCTCCCATTCTACACACATGAGAGATAAAGTCTAGACCAAAGTGTTTGTATTCCATCTTTAATGGTATGTGTTGCTGGGTTAGAGGATGGCTATCACCAGATCATCTGACTTAATCAATTATTATATGCTGTTTACTTATCactaattgaaaaaaaattttgGAAGGAATGCTAGGATTGCTACTAGATGATAGAGTGGAATCAAAAGTGGCCATTTTACCAATGACTAGATGTATTTCCATTCCAGATGAATACAAGGAAGAGCATCATCAGTGTTGTTATTAAATACATTTGAGAAACCAAAATGTAGTCTGTTTTTCTGCTGTGTTTAAGCCTTTGTGGCATGAATCTCTCCATTGCACTAGAGAACTTGTTCCACAACTGAGAGCTTTCCCAGTTTGGGGTTGACATGGATGAATGGTTAAGTGGTTAAATAAGGGATGCTTGACATGCAGAGGGCCTTGCCTGCATCTGGAACTAATTGTGATTGATCTATATCAGCACAAGGATGTCCTTGGCTGCTTCGTGACTTTCAAAAGTGCCCACTGCAAGGCTCCACCTCTGCAAGGCTCCATGATAGCACCAGAACTGCACCTGACTGGATTACTCAACCACCTATGTATGTGTGATATGATCTCTTGGCTGCagattttcatttgtttgttgCTTCTTCCATAATTCAAATGCCTGGGAATTGATGGAAAAACAAAGCGATGGTGCtaaacaaaactttaaaaattggaaaaaaagtTATTTCCTGTCCCACCTCTCGTGTCTCCTTTCCTCATTACTGTGTATTAGGGTATTGTCAATTGCATGACAACTCTTCACCCGTGAACACCACCCGATGTTAAAGTATTTGTGGTGCCCTGATGTCTTGCATTTGCCAGGAGTGCCTATAAATTACATAGAATGGCTGCACTCATTATATTGAGAATTTGAACTGATGTGTTTCAGATACAGACAAGGCCCAAACAACAGCCTCATTGTGTGGGGATTAATTATCGAGCCAGGCCCCACTGATATAACAGGTAACTGGCAACAAGAGTTCTGTGCACAACTTTCAGGCTCCCTCCTGTACAAATCACTTGAGTTTTTATTATGATATACTAATTTATGGTCTTACATTGTGACCACATCTCATGAAGAAGTGATGGGTTTACAATTAAATTGTTTGCTCCAATTTCTTGCCTCGATTCATTCCATAACCCTGTTATTGTTATTACTGTCCTCCTTGCTAGCGACTGACCTCCCATTCTCTCTGTCCATTAAAAAGATTTTGTTCCACACATCTTTAATAATTACTTAATTTCTTATTTCTATATCTGTATGTTTGGGTATATTTCCAGAAATAAAAGGTGATGATCCTATAACTTATTCTGAACCCGCTGCAATTAGCATCCTATTTTCACTGGCAGAAATAAATGAGAATGCTTGCTGCCATATTAGTACATTCAGGAGTTGGCCTATAAGTTTGttgcaatatttttattaaatgttATTGGTGAATACAGAGTTTAGTTGCTTAATTATTTGTGAGGCAGAATCAGCAATTATTACAACTTCCACCTGCTGCATTAAATAATATGGTAGACGCATCACAGGCATTAGATATTACTGTAGCTGCTTTCTTGATATTCTGTTCTTAAAAAAAGCTTATTTCAAGACTGTACCACTATTTTCTTAGGAACTTCATAAAATATGTACAACTAGCATTTCATGTGTGTTTTTGTTCAGAACAAAGGGGGATCTGACTTAGGAAGAAAGATGTTAGATTAATATTGTGAGGTTTGCTCTAAGGATAAGtctcggtgggggggggggggggggggaggggaggggggggggggggggggggcgtggcgGTGGACGAGAACACGTACCCCATCTCGCGCCCTCCCCGCGACCCTCCCCATTTGCCCACCCCTTTACGGGGGAGGGGGAAACGGGAAAGGTGGAGCTTTGAAGAGGGAGATAGGGGGTCGACCACCACCACcgacccccttccccccccccaccttcccatCGTGGGGGTGCGGGATTGATTGGGGTACGTGCCGGAGGAGGGGAGAGCGAGGGgaaagggggggagggggaacaggCCCGGCCGTTCCTCAGTTGCACACGCAGTAGTAGGACGTGATGGAGTCGTCCCAGTTGCCGAACAGCCCCTTGCCCACCTCCTCCAGCCGGTACTGGACGCCGGTGCGGAACTTGCGGCGGTAACCTCGCTTGTTGCGTTTGTTCCACACGGTCAGCTCGCAGCGGGGCCCCACCACCAGCGAGGAGACCCGGTCGTTCCAAAAGCGCTCGATGCTGGGCACGTCGGCCGGGCTCTGGATGTCCATGTAGCCCCCTCCGCAGCAGCGGTCGTAGAGCACGTCGCTGTCCTCGTAGAGGCGGGCGCAAACCCGTATTCCGCCCACATCGCGCAGGGCGCTGGGCTCCGGGCACTGCGCCACCGCCCCCAGGGCCAGCCACAGGGTCAGAGCCAGCTGCACCACGGGAGCCATCCTTCCTCTGAGCGGCACCTGGGGCTGGCACCACCGGCTTTTATAGGCGCTCGCCGTCcccggggggggagggggggaattgGTGAGACACGGCTTCAAGGCCGTGGGAGCCAGGCAGCTGTTGGCACTTTGCCCGGATCCCAGCCTCGGAGtcgggacggtgtagagggagctttactctgtatctaaacccctgtccctgggagtgggggacagtgtagagggagctttactctgtatctaaccccccgatccctgggagtgggggacggtgtagagggagctttactctgtatctaaccccctgtccctgggagtgggggacagtgtggagggagctttactctgtacctaaaccccctgtccctgggagtggggtaCAGTGTcgtgggagctttactctgtacctaaacCCCTACCCCTGAAGTCC encodes:
- the LOC122546622 gene encoding syncollin-like, coding for MAPVVQLALTLWLALGAVAQCPEPSALRDVGGIRVCARLYEDSDVLYDRCCGGGYMDIQSPADVPSIERFWNDRVSSLVVGPRCELTVWNKRNKRGYRRKFRTGVQYRLEEVGKGLFGNWDDSITSYYCVCN